One Planktothrix sp. FACHB-1365 genomic window carries:
- a CDS encoding Fur family transcriptional regulator, with the protein MKPIRSLEDAINSCQARGMRLSRQRRLILELLWQAQEHLSAREIYDRLNQQGKAIGHTSVYQNLEALSRENIIECVERSDGRLYGHISDSHSHVNCLDTDQILDVHIELPPELLTLVEQQTGVKITDYQINFYGYRVNSGNTDELN; encoded by the coding sequence GTGAAACCGATTCGTTCTTTAGAAGATGCAATAAATTCCTGTCAAGCCAGAGGAATGCGCTTGAGTCGTCAGCGGCGTTTAATTTTAGAGTTGCTTTGGCAAGCTCAAGAACATTTATCCGCACGGGAGATTTATGATCGATTGAATCAACAGGGAAAAGCCATTGGTCATACATCGGTTTATCAAAATTTAGAGGCTTTATCGCGTGAAAATATTATTGAGTGTGTGGAACGCTCTGATGGCCGTTTATATGGACATATTAGTGATTCCCATTCCCATGTAAATTGCTTGGATACGGATCAGATTTTAGATGTCCATATCGAATTACCGCCGGAATTATTAACTTTAGTTGAACAACAAACCGGAGTCAAAATTACGGATTATCAAATTAATTTTTACGGTTATCGGGTTAATTCTGGGAATACCGATGAATTGAATTAG
- a CDS encoding CRR6 family NdhI maturation factor, whose protein sequence is MAITITLNSEQVNHLDLSPVQTVIEPLLKNTPITPYEQQISFVIDYFRDPEDPREISEVPEVRLWFIRLDAYYPWLPFFLDWKSGELARYVAMLVPHQFHRTEGIQYNPEALEIFLMQKIFILNDWLTQQHLPPKSRLMAMAQMLGYDLDDSFFEYIVNP, encoded by the coding sequence ATGGCAATTACAATAACGCTAAATTCCGAGCAAGTAAATCATTTAGATTTGTCCCCTGTTCAAACCGTCATTGAACCCCTCCTCAAAAATACCCCTATTACCCCTTATGAACAGCAAATCAGCTTCGTGATCGACTATTTCCGTGACCCAGAAGACCCCAGAGAAATTTCAGAAGTTCCTGAAGTCCGATTATGGTTCATTCGCCTCGATGCTTACTATCCTTGGCTACCCTTTTTTCTGGACTGGAAATCCGGTGAACTCGCCCGTTATGTGGCGATGCTCGTTCCCCATCAATTCCATCGTACCGAAGGCATCCAATATAACCCCGAAGCCCTGGAAATCTTTTTAATGCAAAAAATTTTTATCCTCAACGACTGGCTCACCCAACAGCACCTTCCCCCCAAATCCCGCCTCATGGCAATGGCCCAAATGCTCGGCTACGACCTCGATGATTCCTTCTTTGAATATATCGTTAACCCTTAA
- the fdhD gene encoding formate dehydrogenase accessory sulfurtransferase FdhD has protein sequence MNTGNSKTKAKIWVVFEGKERSRFDELATEEPLEIRLSPTNKTLAVTMRTPGADFELVAGFLYSEGIIKNKSDIVKMSYCVDPNIDGEQRQNIVNVTLKPELNLDFKSLERHFFTNSSCGVCGKASIESLEQKGCPILTEDWHVTANIIYNLPEQLNQAQSVFHKTGGLHAAALFNPEGNLLKLREDVGRHNALDKLIGSAFLADEFPLNQRMVMVSGRTSFEIIQKCLMAKIPIICAVSAPSSLAVSLAQAFNLTLIGFLRGQRFNVYSGLSRLRF, from the coding sequence ATGAATACAGGTAATAGTAAAACAAAAGCAAAAATTTGGGTGGTTTTTGAGGGAAAAGAACGTTCTCGTTTTGATGAATTAGCAACGGAAGAACCCTTAGAAATTCGCTTATCTCCGACTAACAAAACCCTGGCGGTGACAATGCGAACTCCTGGGGCTGATTTTGAATTAGTCGCTGGATTTTTGTATAGTGAAGGAATAATAAAAAATAAATCTGATATTGTCAAAATGAGTTATTGCGTTGACCCTAATATTGATGGAGAACAACGACAAAATATTGTTAATGTCACCCTAAAACCGGAATTAAACCTGGATTTTAAATCCTTAGAACGTCATTTTTTTACAAATAGTTCCTGCGGAGTTTGTGGGAAAGCGAGTATTGAATCTTTAGAACAAAAAGGTTGTCCGATTTTAACAGAAGATTGGCACGTTACGGCTAATATTATCTATAATTTACCCGAACAATTAAACCAGGCGCAGAGTGTGTTTCATAAAACCGGGGGGTTACACGCTGCGGCATTATTTAATCCAGAGGGGAATTTATTAAAATTACGCGAAGATGTCGGACGTCATAATGCTTTAGATAAGTTAATTGGGTCAGCTTTTTTAGCCGATGAATTCCCTCTAAATCAGAGAATGGTGATGGTGAGTGGACGCACCAGCTTTGAAATTATTCAAAAGTGTTTGATGGCAAAAATTCCCATCATTTGTGCGGTTTCTGCACCCAGTAGTTTAGCGGTGAGTTTAGCCCAGGCGTTTAATCTTACTTTGATTGGATTTTTACGCGGTCAACGATTTAATGTTTATTCGGGTTTGTCTCGCCTCCGCTTTTAA
- a CDS encoding ankyrin repeat domain-containing protein produces the protein MGATKQNSQLIHAVKTGNMINTRALLYRGVNPNVKDKEGISVLMLATTKGYTEIVRLLLDRGADVNYASKRYGITALMLAAAHYQLDVARLLIERGANINAKNEDGSTALMAAALKGDTEMVDLLLATGANVTIEDQDGDTALKLALSKGHLSIIQALLKAGNSDPNVGLVLLQATQQQAIQGVQMLLAAGVDVNVCNRDGETPLMLAVDGGNIELVRILLEANADINRSNNDGGTALMAAAAAGHLAIAELLLEAGADVHASDHDGETALNLAVVEGYIEIVELLLNHGARVDVKNRLGDTPLMVSILQGYPEIFKLLVKKANTENLPNILNQKIFGETILTTAIQGGNIELIEILLESGADINSCADQGKTALMKAAIRGDISIVKVLLNRGADVNIKDDSDSTALMWAASRGYEETVKLLIEFGANINDKNQGGYTALMLAEFQGYKSVVQQLRKANAQE, from the coding sequence ATGGGCGCAACTAAACAAAACAGCCAATTGATTCATGCCGTTAAAACCGGGAATATGATTAACACCCGTGCTTTACTCTATAGGGGTGTGAATCCTAATGTTAAGGATAAAGAGGGGATTAGCGTCCTCATGTTGGCAACAACGAAAGGATATACGGAAATTGTTCGGCTTTTACTGGATAGAGGGGCTGATGTTAATTATGCCAGTAAACGTTATGGGATAACCGCTTTAATGTTGGCGGCGGCTCATTATCAATTAGATGTGGCTCGTTTGTTAATTGAAAGGGGAGCGAATATTAATGCTAAAAATGAAGATGGAAGTACGGCGTTAATGGCGGCGGCGTTGAAGGGCGATACAGAAATGGTTGATTTATTATTAGCGACGGGGGCGAATGTTACGATTGAAGATCAAGACGGAGATACGGCTTTAAAATTAGCGTTGTCTAAGGGACATTTATCAATTATTCAGGCTTTGCTGAAAGCGGGAAATTCTGATCCAAATGTGGGTTTAGTGCTTTTGCAAGCGACACAACAGCAAGCCATTCAAGGAGTACAAATGTTATTGGCTGCTGGGGTAGATGTGAATGTTTGTAACCGTGATGGAGAAACCCCATTAATGTTAGCGGTGGATGGGGGAAATATTGAGTTAGTCCGAATATTATTGGAGGCAAATGCTGATATTAATCGCAGCAATAATGATGGGGGAACGGCGTTAATGGCGGCTGCTGCTGCGGGTCATTTAGCGATCGCAGAATTATTATTAGAGGCAGGTGCAGACGTTCATGCAAGCGATCACGATGGAGAAACTGCCTTAAATTTAGCAGTAGTTGAAGGTTATATAGAAATCGTGGAATTATTACTCAATCACGGAGCTAGGGTTGATGTCAAAAATCGTTTGGGTGATACTCCCCTGATGGTGTCAATATTACAAGGTTATCCTGAGATATTTAAATTATTAGTTAAAAAAGCAAATACTGAAAATTTGCCTAATATTTTAAATCAAAAAATATTTGGAGAAACCATATTAACAACTGCAATTCAAGGCGGAAATATTGAATTAATTGAGATTTTATTAGAGTCTGGGGCTGATATTAATAGTTGTGCAGATCAGGGAAAAACAGCTTTAATGAAAGCAGCAATTCGGGGAGATATTAGTATTGTTAAGGTACTTTTAAATCGAGGCGCAGATGTTAATATAAAGGATGATTCGGATTCGACTGCGTTAATGTGGGCAGCTTCACGGGGTTATGAAGAAACGGTTAAATTATTAATTGAGTTTGGGGCTAATATTAATGATAAAAATCAAGGCGGATACACGGCTTTAATGTTAGCTGAATTTCAAGGTTATAAATCTGTTGTTCAACAGTTGAGAAAGGCAAATGCTCAAGAATAA
- a CDS encoding EAL domain-containing protein: protein MQQEEASILNQDFVALEEEFINTPGRIQPHGILLTLQEPDLKILQVSRNALRLFGISVSAFLNRPLSHFLNKLQFFQIQDCLISNNFQYYNPIHLIFHIKNKKVVCDGILHRYQDNVILELELNQDENVTFINFYHLVRSSVCKIQSATNFKDLSLFLAQEIRKISGFDRVMIYQFDQENNGVVIAEDKQEDLESLLGLHYPHLDIPEFARDLYQRNWLRLLVDINHQPVDIVPPIHPLTQKPLDLSFSVLRSVSPCHLEYLRNMGVQATLCISLVKKESLWGLIACHHYSPRYVSYTIRKACEFLGQVMAVELPYKEISEDYLYYREKLKLVRKNLLNAPALETSFIQSLAQDQTNLLNLVKAQGAMIRFGEDVMLVGQTPPLAEVQKLIDWLSQYCHQEIFYTDCLPKLYPQAESYKDLVSGIMAISLSPNQSEYHLIWFRPEVIQTVNWAGNPQDSIEIEQQGLRRLTPRQSFELWKETVKLKSLPWKPVEIETAQELRNSLMLAALESSEHQLRQSKELAQVTLQSIGDAVITTNSQGQIESLNPVAEELTGWSVLEAKGLPLKDVFKILDVKTHLFSENPVEKVLKEGCIFDFSDNVILRAKDGKERAIDNSAAPIRSRDGAIIGAVLVFRDVTQERELANRLSWQACHDSLTGLINRSEFEKQVTKTLKLVRESPHHHAICYLDLDQFKIVNDTCGHLAGDELLRQLSCLLQNQVTERDTLARLGGDEFGLLLNYYSLDEAQKKAVDLCNVVRDFRFAWDEKVFSIGVSIGLVQITDKTHDLATVLSAADAACYAAKNQGRNRVHLYHADDQELIQQRREIRWAARIPQALEENRFCLYYQPIMDINPATKPHKHGEVLLRLRDTSGQLISPMAFIPAAERYDLMKSIDRWVIRTIFQHLEQHYLSINLSENLAEIQEFYAINLSGASLNDDEFIQFLHEQFAQYKVPPQVICFEITETLAIANLKKAVQLIQSFKRLGCSFALDDFGSGMSSFSYLKTLPIDYLKIDGGFVKDILTDPVAREIVEAIHRIGHVMKIKTIAEFVENDAILTELKKIGIDYVQGFGIGKPQPFILPVIKSGGETNPNKH, encoded by the coding sequence ATGCAACAGGAAGAAGCAAGTATCCTCAATCAGGATTTTGTGGCACTAGAAGAAGAATTTATTAATACTCCGGGTAGAATACAACCTCATGGTATTTTGTTAACGTTACAAGAGCCTGATTTAAAAATTTTACAAGTCAGCAGAAATGCTTTAAGGCTGTTTGGGATTTCTGTGTCTGCTTTTCTAAATCGACCCTTGAGCCATTTTTTAAACAAACTCCAATTTTTTCAAATCCAAGACTGTTTAATTAGCAACAATTTCCAATATTATAACCCGATTCATCTGATTTTCCATATTAAAAATAAAAAAGTTGTCTGTGATGGAATTCTCCATCGATATCAGGATAATGTGATTTTAGAATTAGAACTCAATCAGGATGAAAATGTTACCTTTATCAATTTTTATCATTTGGTTAGATCCTCTGTTTGTAAGATTCAAAGTGCGACAAACTTTAAGGATTTAAGTTTATTTCTGGCTCAGGAAATTCGCAAAATTAGCGGATTTGATCGGGTTATGATCTATCAATTTGATCAAGAAAATAATGGAGTTGTGATTGCTGAAGATAAACAGGAAGATTTAGAAAGTTTGTTAGGGCTTCATTATCCTCACCTAGATATTCCTGAATTTGCGAGAGATCTTTATCAGCGAAATTGGCTGCGATTATTAGTTGATATTAATCATCAACCCGTTGATATTGTACCTCCGATTCATCCCCTAACTCAAAAACCCTTAGATTTAAGTTTTTCGGTGCTGCGTTCTGTTTCTCCTTGTCATTTAGAATATCTTAGAAATATGGGAGTTCAAGCAACCCTTTGTATTTCTTTAGTTAAAAAAGAAAGTCTTTGGGGTTTAATTGCTTGTCATCATTATTCTCCTCGTTATGTCTCTTATACCATCCGCAAAGCTTGTGAATTTCTCGGACAAGTTATGGCGGTAGAATTACCCTATAAAGAAATTAGTGAAGATTACCTCTATTACCGTGAAAAACTCAAATTAGTCCGTAAAAATTTACTCAATGCCCCTGCCCTAGAAACCTCTTTTATCCAAAGTTTAGCACAAGACCAAACCAATTTATTGAATCTAGTTAAAGCTCAAGGAGCTATGATTCGGTTTGGGGAAGATGTGATGTTAGTTGGTCAAACCCCTCCCTTAGCAGAAGTTCAAAAACTCATTGATTGGTTATCTCAATATTGCCATCAAGAAATATTTTATACGGATTGTTTGCCAAAATTGTATCCCCAAGCCGAATCTTATAAAGATTTAGTCAGTGGAATTATGGCTATTTCTTTATCTCCCAATCAAAGTGAATATCATTTAATTTGGTTTAGACCCGAAGTGATTCAAACGGTGAACTGGGCTGGAAATCCTCAAGACTCTATTGAAATTGAACAACAAGGATTGCGTCGATTAACTCCTCGCCAATCTTTTGAACTCTGGAAAGAAACCGTTAAATTAAAATCCTTACCTTGGAAACCTGTTGAAATTGAAACAGCCCAAGAATTAAGAAATTCTTTAATGTTAGCCGCCTTAGAATCCAGTGAACATCAGTTAAGACAAAGCAAAGAATTAGCCCAAGTCACGTTACAATCCATTGGTGATGCTGTGATTACCACCAATAGCCAAGGACAGATTGAATCCCTCAATCCTGTGGCTGAAGAATTAACAGGTTGGTCAGTTTTAGAAGCAAAAGGTTTACCCTTAAAGGATGTGTTCAAAATTCTGGATGTAAAAACTCATCTCTTTAGTGAAAATCCCGTTGAAAAAGTTTTAAAAGAAGGGTGTATTTTTGATTTTTCCGATAATGTTATTTTAAGGGCAAAGGATGGGAAAGAACGGGCAATTGATAATTCTGCGGCCCCTATCCGCAGCCGAGATGGTGCGATTATTGGTGCTGTTTTAGTGTTTCGAGATGTCACTCAAGAACGAGAACTTGCGAATCGATTATCTTGGCAAGCTTGTCATGATTCCTTAACCGGATTAATAAATCGCAGTGAATTTGAAAAACAGGTGACAAAAACGTTAAAATTAGTCCGCGAATCTCCCCATCATCATGCCATTTGTTATTTAGATTTAGACCAATTTAAAATTGTCAATGATACCTGTGGACATCTAGCCGGGGATGAACTTTTACGACAATTAAGTTGTTTGTTACAAAATCAAGTCACAGAACGAGATACTTTAGCCCGTTTAGGAGGAGATGAATTTGGTTTATTGTTAAATTACTATTCCTTAGATGAAGCCCAAAAAAAAGCAGTAGATTTGTGTAATGTAGTTCGAGATTTTCGCTTTGCTTGGGACGAAAAAGTTTTTTCCATTGGAGTCAGTATTGGATTAGTACAAATCACTGATAAAACTCATGATTTAGCAACGGTTTTGAGTGCAGCAGATGCGGCTTGTTATGCGGCAAAAAATCAAGGTCGTAACCGGGTTCACCTTTATCACGCCGATGACCAAGAGTTGATTCAACAACGTCGTGAAATTCGCTGGGCGGCGCGAATTCCTCAAGCCCTAGAAGAAAATCGCTTCTGTTTATATTATCAACCTATTATGGACATTAATCCCGCGACAAAACCCCATAAACATGGTGAAGTTTTACTGCGGTTACGAGACACATCCGGTCAATTAATTTCACCGATGGCATTTATTCCAGCAGCAGAACGATATGATTTAATGAAAAGTATTGACCGTTGGGTCATTCGCACTATTTTTCAACATTTAGAACAGCATTATCTCTCTATCAATCTCTCCGAAAATCTAGCAGAGATTCAAGAATTTTATGCGATTAACTTATCCGGGGCGAGTTTGAATGATGATGAATTTATTCAGTTTCTCCATGAACAGTTTGCACAATATAAAGTTCCTCCCCAAGTTATTTGCTTTGAAATTACAGAAACCCTTGCTATTGCTAACCTTAAAAAAGCAGTACAACTGATACAATCTTTTAAAAGATTAGGGTGTTCTTTTGCCCTGGATGACTTTGGGAGTGGAATGTCTTCTTTTTCTTATCTAAAAACCCTTCCTATTGATTATTTAAAAATTGATGGGGGTTTTGTTAAAGACATTTTAACTGACCCCGTTGCCCGTGAAATTGTTGAAGCTATTCATCGGATTGGTCATGTGATGAAGATTAAAACCATTGCCGAATTTGTAGAAAACGATGCTATTTTAACAGAACTCAAAAAAATTGGCATTGACTATGTTCAAGGGTTTGGAATTGGCAAACCTCAACCCTTTATTCTTCCGGTTATTAAAAGCGGAGGCGAGACAAACCCGAATAAACATTAA
- a CDS encoding photosystem I reaction center subunit II PsaD — MAETLTGQPPKFGGSTGGLLTKAQVEEKYAITWTSTKEQVFEMPTGGAAIMNEGDNLLYLARKEQCLALGAQLRSKFKPRIDNYKIYRVFPNGETQYLHPKDGVFPEKVNEGRQAVNGVAHNIGSNVDPAKVKFTGKSTSDV, encoded by the coding sequence ATGGCAGAAACACTGACTGGACAACCACCCAAGTTCGGCGGCAGCACCGGTGGGTTATTAACAAAAGCCCAAGTGGAAGAAAAATATGCAATCACCTGGACTAGCACCAAAGAACAGGTGTTTGAAATGCCCACTGGCGGTGCTGCGATTATGAACGAAGGGGACAACCTTTTGTATTTAGCCCGCAAAGAACAGTGTCTAGCTTTAGGTGCTCAACTGCGGTCAAAATTCAAACCCAGAATAGACAACTATAAAATCTATCGCGTTTTCCCTAACGGCGAAACTCAATATCTGCATCCCAAAGATGGCGTTTTCCCTGAAAAAGTCAACGAAGGACGTCAAGCCGTCAATGGCGTTGCTCACAATATCGGTAGCAACGTTGATCCGGCTAAAGTCAAATTTACAGGTAAATCTACCTCTGACGTTTAA
- a CDS encoding CsbD family protein has translation MSMKERLEATAKNIEGKTQEAIGEITGDPQDKAEGKAKQAEAQFQHSVENIKEKVNQASRDL, from the coding sequence ATGAGTATGAAAGAAAGATTAGAAGCAACGGCTAAAAATATTGAAGGAAAAACCCAGGAAGCTATCGGTGAAATTACGGGTGATCCTCAAGATAAAGCCGAAGGAAAAGCAAAACAAGCTGAAGCTCAATTTCAACATTCGGTTGAGAATATTAAAGAAAAAGTGAATCAGGCTTCACGAGACCTTTAA
- a CDS encoding DUF4079 domain-containing protein, which yields MDLTLPASIKPWLNFFHPLLMWILLGLSVYAMYLGVQIRRTREAQGDTKKELIKGKFNLKHHQIGSLLLALMVLGTIGGMGVTYINNGKLFVGPHLLAGLGMTGMIAISASLTPYMQKGADWARVSHIALNTLILGLFAWQAVTGMEIVQKIISNL from the coding sequence ATGGATTTGACCCTTCCAGCATCGATTAAGCCTTGGCTGAATTTCTTTCATCCCCTCCTCATGTGGATTTTATTAGGATTATCCGTTTATGCGATGTATTTGGGTGTCCAAATTCGTCGCACCCGTGAAGCCCAAGGCGACACTAAAAAAGAATTAATTAAAGGAAAATTTAATCTTAAACATCACCAAATCGGTTCCCTGCTGTTGGCTTTGATGGTTCTGGGAACCATTGGCGGGATGGGTGTCACTTATATTAACAACGGTAAACTCTTCGTTGGCCCCCACCTCTTAGCCGGACTGGGAATGACCGGAATGATAGCCATTTCTGCTTCTTTAACCCCTTATATGCAAAAAGGTGCAGATTGGGCGAGAGTCAGCCACATTGCTCTCAATACCTTAATTCTAGGACTCTTTGCTTGGCAAGCTGTCACTGGAATGGAAATTGTGCAGAAAATTATTAGCAATCTGTAA
- a CDS encoding cold shock domain-containing protein: MKKGQLTIWKNDQGFGFIKPDNGSKEVFLHISALKGASRRPKVGDIIVYEQKTEANGKVNASKAFIQDDHYLNELNSNKRIKQGILINILKYVIVAIIVVFIIESSPSEFPPIIQSIIKPGCKIKGNISLKTGNKLYYIPGMEDYKSTVIDRGKGERWFCTESEAIKKGWRKAPR, encoded by the coding sequence ATGAAAAAAGGACAACTGACGATCTGGAAAAATGATCAAGGTTTTGGCTTTATTAAACCCGATAATGGGAGTAAAGAGGTTTTTTTGCATATTAGTGCGTTGAAGGGTGCAAGTCGTCGCCCAAAAGTCGGAGATATAATTGTGTATGAGCAGAAAACTGAAGCAAATGGAAAAGTAAATGCGAGTAAAGCTTTTATTCAAGATGATCATTATCTTAATGAATTAAACTCGAATAAACGCATCAAACAGGGTATATTAATAAATATACTCAAGTATGTGATTGTCGCTATAATTGTGGTTTTTATTATAGAATCTAGTCCGAGTGAATTTCCTCCTATCATTCAATCTATTATCAAACCCGGATGTAAAATTAAAGGCAATATTTCCCTGAAAACAGGTAATAAATTATATTATATTCCAGGGATGGAAGATTATAAATCAACAGTTATTGATCGAGGAAAAGGAGAAAGGTGGTTTTGTACAGAGTCAGAGGCGATTAAAAAGGGTTGGCGTAAAGCACCCAGATAG
- a CDS encoding FdhF/YdeP family oxidoreductase gives MLRKPNKLWNPEYWASWKPFGLGEQYPNNYWEVFRAAWVNKDQFSYTWDILNNGVCDGCSLGTTGMKDWTLDGLHLCNVRLRLLRLNTMAAFDPKLLENVAELKQKSSAELRELGRVPYPMRRDKGDSGFRRISWDEALDLITTKIKATSPQQLGFYITSRGTVNETYYATQKAVRAIGSNNIDNAARICHSPSTGALKSTLGVGATTCSYKDWIGTDLLVFFGSNVANNQPVTVKYLHWAKKAGTRIVVVNTYREPGMERYWVPSIPESALFGTKFAEDFFLVNLNGDLAFINGVIKHLIEQNWVDHNFIHHYTTDFENLKVNLDQQSWEFLEQVSGTKREEMYRFAQMVHEAEKAVFVWSMGITQHECGEDNVKAIINLALTKGFVGREGCGLMPIRGHSGVQGGAEMGCYATVFPGGRKINPENAAELSNLWGFTVPETPGLMTTEMIQAASENNLNVLFSVGGNFLEVMPDPDFVETALKTVPLRVHADIICSHQMLIEPGETVLILPATTRYEVPGGVTETTTERRVIFSPEIPGPRIGEARPEWEVFMELARRVRPELTQQLTFETTAEMRQEIAKVVPQYAGIQHLKEAGDQFQYGGAHLCFGWQFPTVDGKAHFCSLCPTLETLPEGHLFVATRRGKQFNSMVQESKDAITGAMREAILMNPIDAEQLGLNQGDKVRLINEYGEYQGRIYLAPMTPKNLQVHWPEGNVLLDKDKRSTEGVPDYNAVVKLEKI, from the coding sequence ATGTTGCGAAAACCCAACAAATTATGGAACCCGGAATATTGGGCGAGTTGGAAACCGTTTGGTTTAGGAGAACAATATCCGAATAATTATTGGGAAGTATTTCGCGCAGCTTGGGTGAATAAAGATCAATTTTCCTATACTTGGGATATCTTAAATAATGGGGTTTGTGATGGCTGTTCCCTGGGAACTACCGGGATGAAAGATTGGACGTTAGACGGGTTACATTTGTGTAATGTTCGTCTGCGGTTATTGCGGTTAAATACAATGGCTGCATTTGATCCTAAACTGTTAGAAAATGTAGCGGAATTAAAACAAAAAAGTAGTGCGGAATTACGAGAGTTAGGTCGAGTTCCCTATCCGATGAGACGGGATAAAGGAGATTCTGGATTTCGACGCATTAGTTGGGATGAAGCATTAGATTTAATCACCACAAAAATTAAAGCCACTTCCCCTCAGCAATTAGGGTTTTATATTACCAGTCGAGGGACGGTGAATGAAACCTATTATGCAACTCAAAAAGCAGTCCGGGCGATAGGAAGTAATAATATTGATAATGCGGCGAGAATTTGCCATTCTCCGAGCACGGGAGCGTTAAAATCAACATTAGGAGTCGGGGCGACCACTTGTTCCTATAAAGATTGGATAGGAACGGATTTATTAGTGTTTTTTGGCTCTAATGTTGCCAATAATCAACCCGTTACGGTTAAATATTTACACTGGGCAAAAAAAGCCGGAACTCGCATTGTTGTGGTTAATACCTATCGAGAACCGGGAATGGAGCGATATTGGGTTCCGTCAATTCCTGAAAGTGCTTTATTTGGAACTAAATTTGCGGAAGATTTCTTTTTAGTCAATTTGAATGGAGATTTAGCTTTTATTAATGGGGTGATTAAACATTTAATTGAACAGAATTGGGTTGATCATAATTTTATTCATCATTATACCACAGATTTTGAGAATTTAAAAGTTAATTTAGATCAACAATCTTGGGAATTTTTAGAACAGGTTTCTGGAACAAAAAGAGAGGAAATGTACCGTTTTGCTCAAATGGTTCACGAAGCAGAAAAAGCGGTATTTGTGTGGAGTATGGGTATTACTCAACATGAATGCGGGGAAGATAATGTGAAAGCCATTATTAATTTAGCCTTAACTAAGGGATTTGTCGGACGAGAAGGCTGTGGTTTAATGCCCATTCGCGGACATTCTGGAGTACAAGGGGGGGCGGAAATGGGATGTTATGCAACGGTATTCCCCGGAGGGCGAAAAATTAACCCCGAAAATGCAGCAGAACTTTCAAATTTATGGGGGTTTACTGTTCCTGAAACACCGGGTTTAATGACCACAGAAATGATTCAAGCTGCTTCAGAAAATAACCTAAATGTTCTATTTTCTGTTGGGGGGAATTTCTTAGAAGTGATGCCCGACCCGGACTTTGTAGAAACCGCTTTAAAAACGGTTCCCTTGCGGGTTCATGCGGATATTATTTGTTCTCATCAAATGTTAATAGAACCGGGAGAAACAGTATTAATATTACCTGCTACAACCCGTTATGAAGTACCCGGCGGAGTGACGGAAACCACAACAGAACGAAGGGTTATTTTTAGTCCTGAAATTCCGGGGCCAAGGATAGGAGAAGCGCGTCCAGAATGGGAAGTTTTTATGGAGTTAGCGCGGCGAGTTCGTCCTGAATTAACCCAACAATTAACCTTTGAAACAACAGCCGAAATGCGTCAAGAAATCGCAAAAGTTGTCCCGCAATATGCGGGGATTCAACATTTAAAAGAAGCGGGAGATCAATTTCAATATGGGGGAGCACATTTATGTTTTGGTTGGCAGTTTCCCACAGTTGATGGAAAGGCTCATTTTTGTTCCTTATGCCCAACCCTTGAAACCTTACCAGAGGGGCATTTATTCGTCGCTACAAGACGGGGAAAACAGTTTAATAGTATGGTACAGGAAAGCAAAGATGCTATTACCGGGGCGATGCGAGAAGCCATATTAATGAATCCTATTGATGCAGAACAGTTGGGTTTAAATCAGGGAGATAAAGTTAGGTTAATCAATGAGTATGGAGAGTATCAAGGACGGATTTATCTTGCCCCTATGACTCCTAAAAATTTACAAGTTCATTGGCCGGAAGGAAACGTTTTATTGGATAAAGATAAACGGTCTACCGAAGGCGTTCCTGATTATAATGCTGTTGTTAAACTGGAAAAAATATGA